One genomic segment of Chloroflexaceae bacterium includes these proteins:
- a CDS encoding S8 family serine peptidase codes for MQELQQQDPVQQELRAWFAEEPQRVRFYGPVTGNRIVDLDPEEVERLRQEIPGDMVVANQPISVIHPRQTAGRKVSLEEDDYWHLRAIGLEAARSNGFQGSGRDVRVLVLDTGIDESHPELQGKIEQAWFFDPETLQIRAITSYDSDGHGTHVTGLICGDTVGVAPGARIWNGLMLPRRRGTIASFVTALEWAAQHAEVQIVNISAGIHGYVDDLHDSIATLLSVGVLVVCATGNEGVNQTRSPGNYVEVLSVGATTRQGRVASFSSSGTLVVNNHQYSVPDVVAPGAGVFSSVIGGGYEAWDGTSMATGIVSGLAALILERYPAIRVPDLLDTIMSTSLELEQVAVRQGYGLVQVVAAL; via the coding sequence GTGCAGGAATTGCAGCAGCAGGACCCCGTTCAGCAAGAACTGCGGGCCTGGTTCGCGGAAGAACCGCAACGGGTGCGCTTCTACGGCCCTGTAACCGGCAACCGGATTGTTGATCTGGATCCGGAGGAGGTCGAACGTCTGCGCCAGGAGATCCCTGGCGACATGGTTGTCGCCAATCAACCGATCAGTGTCATTCATCCACGCCAGACCGCGGGGCGCAAGGTCAGCCTCGAGGAAGATGACTACTGGCATCTACGCGCGATCGGGCTCGAAGCGGCGCGTAGCAACGGGTTTCAAGGCAGCGGCCGCGACGTGCGCGTGCTGGTGCTTGATACCGGCATTGACGAGAGCCATCCCGAATTGCAGGGTAAAATCGAACAGGCATGGTTCTTCGACCCGGAGACGTTGCAGATCAGAGCGATTACGAGTTATGATAGTGATGGACATGGAACCCACGTGACCGGCCTGATCTGCGGCGATACCGTCGGGGTCGCCCCTGGAGCGCGGATCTGGAACGGTCTCATGCTGCCCCGGCGGCGAGGCACCATTGCGAGTTTCGTAACCGCTCTCGAATGGGCGGCGCAGCACGCGGAAGTCCAGATCGTCAACATCTCCGCTGGCATTCACGGGTACGTTGATGACCTGCACGACTCGATCGCCACGCTTTTGAGCGTAGGTGTCCTGGTGGTATGCGCAACGGGGAATGAGGGTGTCAATCAGACGCGCAGCCCGGGCAATTATGTGGAAGTGCTCTCCGTGGGCGCTACGACCCGGCAGGGACGGGTTGCCAGTTTCAGCAGCAGCGGCACCCTGGTGGTCAATAATCACCAGTACAGTGTTCCCGATGTGGTGGCGCCGGGAGCGGGGGTCTTTTCGAGCGTCATCGGGGGAGGATACGAAGCTTGGGACGGCACTTCGATGGCAACGGGAATCGTTTCCGGTCTCGCCGCGCTTATCCTCGAACGCTATCCAGCCATTCGCGTCCCCGACCTGCTCGATACAATCATGAGCACCAGCCTGGAACTCGAGCAGGTCGCCGTGCGGCAGGGATACGGGCTCGTGCAGGTGGTGGCAGCATTATGA